A stretch of Clostridium formicaceticum DNA encodes these proteins:
- a CDS encoding capping complex subunit for YIEGIA, producing the protein MGKDEGQIKGILAYITTDKNRYLGGDPLALLVKDKEELVKISDTIAEAFLADIVELSNGDYLIIKK; encoded by the coding sequence GTGGGAAAAGATGAAGGACAAATCAAAGGTATTTTGGCATATATTACAACTGATAAAAATCGATATTTAGGTGGCGATCCCCTAGCATTATTAGTTAAAGATAAGGAGGAATTAGTTAAAATATCCGATACAATTGCAGAAGCTTTTTTGGCGGATATTGTAGAACTCAGTAATGGAGATTATTTGATCATAAAAAAATAA